The Pantoea eucalypti sequence GGCAATCAGCATCACTACAGTGGCGACAGCCAGATTGTCTCACCGCAGGGGGAGATCCTCAGCGCGGCCGAGCCGCATCAGCGCGCCCGGCTGGATGCCGAGCTGTCACTGGACGCGCTTCAGGCTTACCGCGAGCGCTTCCCGGCCTGGCAGGATGCAGACCGGTTTTCGCTGTAAACCACCGCCGGTTAACTGCCGCGATAAGTTGACCAGGACCAGGGCGAAATCAGAAATGGCAGATGAAAATGGCTGCCCGCCTCAGCGATCATAAAATCGATCTGTGCACTGACGTAGAGCGCATCCCGACCGGCGACGGCAAAATAGTCGCCGATTTCCGCCGTTAAACGGTAGTGGCCCGGCGTCAGCGGCTCAGGCGTCAGATCTTTCAGACGCCCGTCGCTGTCCGTTTCACCCTGTGAAATCGGAAACCAGCCTTCCGGGCTGTTCTGCTCCAGTGAAATCGCCACGCCGCTGGCCGGTTTACCCAGCGCCGTGTCGAGAATATGGGTGGTCACAGTGCTCATTGAATCGTCTCCTTAAGGCGTAACAGGGTAATTTCACGCAGTTGATCCAGCGCCTCCTGCTGCTCGGTAACATCGCTATTCTGCAACCGACGCTGCAACTCTGCGAGCATCTGTTCGCCGCTGCGCCCTTTGGCACGAATCAGAAACACCCGGCCAAAACGCGCTTCATACGCCTGATTCCCCTGCTGCATCGCCTGTTGCAGAGCATAATCGGCCTGCTGCATCGCGGACTGCTCCCCGCGCGACAGTACAGACTCTTTGTCCGCGCCGTCCGCGCGTTCGCCAATGCGGGGATGTGCTGACAAGGCCGCTTCCAGCTCGGGCTGCTGCCACTGGCGAGCCAGCGCATCGGCAGTGGCCAGTAGCGCCTCAATGGTGGCAAAAGGCCGGCCCGCCACCATCGACTGCTGCCAGTGCGGGATCGCCACACAGTGCCGGATGGCCGACTGCGCCTCGTCAGCTGACAGCTGATTAAATGTGGCTAACTCCATATTTTAACTCCGTCCGGCAATCAGCGAGACCGCTTCCAGATAAGCCTGCAGCGCAGGAGCCACATCGTCAACCGCCACCGACTCTGCCGGATGATGACTGATGCCGCGATGGTTACGCACAAATAACATGCCGACCGGCCAGCGTTCAGCGATAGCGATAGCGTCGTGCCCGGCCCCGCTCGGCAGTGACAGACTGCGACCCTGCACCGTTTCCACTGCATGGCTCAGCGCCTGTTGCAGCGCGGAGTCACAGGCGGTAGCACCGATGCGATAATATTCATTCGACTCGAAGCGAAGTCCACGACGCAGCGCAATCGCCTCAGCCTGCGTTAGCAGGCTGGAGAGCAGCGTCTCCAGCGGATTATCCAGCGGACCGCGCACGTCCAGCGACAGCGATACCTCGCCGGGGATCACATTCACTGCACCCGGCGCGCAGTTAATCGTGCCCACAGTCGCGACCAGCTGCGGATCCTGCTCACGGGTGGCCTGCTCGATAAACACCATCCACTCGGCGGCGGCGGCCAGCGCATCTTTGCGATGCGTCATCGGCACCGTTCCCGCATGGCCCGCTTCGCCGGTGAAACGACAGTTGAGGCGGCGCGCACCGTTAATCGCCGTGACCACACCCAGCGCCAGATCTTCCTGCTCCAGACAGGGGCCTTGTTCGATGTGCAGCTCAAGATATCCGACGATATCCTCAACCCGCCGCGCCGCAGATGCGATCCTGTCGCTGTCGAGACCAACATCGGCCATCGCCTGCGCGACAGTAATGCCATTGCCGTCGGGATGTGTCACCCAGCTTTGCGGCCAGCTGCCGGTAATCCCGCGACTGCCAAGCAGCGTAATGCCAAAACGGGTGCCCTCTTCGTCGCCAAAGCCAATCACCTCAATGGCCAGCGGCAGGCGGCGCTGATGTTCATTTAGCCACTGTACGGTTTCAATGGCGCTGAGCACTCCCAGCATCCCGTCGTAGCGGCCGGCGTTGCGCACCGTATCGAGATGGGAGCCGAGCAGCAGCGCAGGCGCACCCGCTTCTGCCGCCTCATAGCGCCCACAGATATTGCCGACTTCATCCTGCCACACCTGCATCCCCGCTGCCTGCATCCACTCACCGACGCAGGCGTTGGCGCGCAGATGTTCCGCCGACAGGTAGACGCGGGTCAGGCCCTCAGCCGTTTCGCTGATCGCTGCCAGCGCATCACAGCGCGCCATCACGCGCTGTGCAGCGGCCTGAGCTTCGCTGGCACTCATCATCATGCCTGGCTCCCGTAGTGATCCCAGGCGGCCTGCGCACCCGCGCCCTGCGGCGTGCGATAACCAACATGAGTCAGCACTGTTTCCAGCGCCGATAGCGTCTGCATCACGCAATCTTTGCGCGCGTTGTAACCCATGGTGCCGATGCGCCACACCTTGCCATGCAGCGGACCAAATGAGGTGCCAATCTCAATGCCGAAATCCTCCAGCATCAGTTTGCGCACCTGATCGCCGTTGACACCTGACGGGATCATCACGCCCAGCACGTTGTTCATCTTGTTTTTCAGATCGCCAAAAGTCTCCAGCCCCATTCCCTGAATGCCTTTCAGCATCGCTTCACCATGCAGTTTGTGACGGGCGATGCCGTTATCCAGCCCTTCCTGCAGGATCAGACGGGCACACTCGCGGGCGCCAAACAGCGCACTGGTCGCTTCGGTGTGATGGTTAAGCCGCTCCGGCCCCCAGTAATCCATGATCATGCCGAGATCAAAATAGTTGGAGTAGATCATTTCATCATCTCCATCCTGATGCGCCTCGGTGCGGATCCCCTGCTCCACGCATTTGCGTTTGCGGATCACCGCTTCCATCTCTGCGCTCAGGGTGATCGGCGACGTGCCCGATGGGCCGCCCAGGCATTTCTGCATCCCCGCCGATACGGCATCCAGTCCCCAGGCATCCGTTTCCAGCGGGTTGCCCGCCAGCGACGCGGTGGCATCGGTGTAGAACAGCACGCCGTACTGTTTACAGATCGCCCCCAGCTGCTCAAGTGGCTGCAGCATGGTGGTCGAGGTATCGCCCTGCACGGTCAGCAGCAGGCGTGGCCGCACTTTTTTGATCGCATCTTCAATCTGGTCCGGGGTAAAGACTTCGCCCCACGGCACTTCGATGGTGTGAACGTCCGCACGACAGCGGCGGGCAATTTCGCACAGCAGATGACCGAAGCGGCCAAACACCGGGACCAGCACTTTGTCGCCAGGGCGGATAGCGGAGAGCAGTATCGATTCGATGCCGGCACGAGAGGTGCCATCAATCAGCAGCGTCCAGCGGTTCTCTGTGCGGAACACGCCGCGATAGAGCGCCATCACTTCGTTCATGTAGTGGGTCATCGCGGGATCGTACTGACCCAGCAGCTGGCTCGACATGGCGCGCAGCACGCGGGGATCGGCGTTGATCGGTCCCGGTCCCATCAGCAGACGCTGTGGCGGATTGAGTTGCGGGTATTGTGTTATATTCATCATCATTTCCTTTTCTGATGCCCGACAGGCTATTTTATTTGCCATTCTGGCCCCGGGCAGTGCTCACACAGGCTGCTTTAGCAACCTGAACGCCCGTAAGGGCGGCCCTGAAGGGGCGAGCACAGCGAGTCATCCTCACGTACTTCGTGTACGCTCCGGTTGTTCCGCGCTGTCCGTGGTCAGACTGTCTGCAACAATAAACGCCTGTCAAACTAAACATTTAGAGACGAACCGAAGAGATAAACTGCTTCAGCTCCGGCGTCTGCGGCTGGGCGAACAGCGTTTTACTGTCGCCCTGCTCCCAGACGCGCCCCTGATGCATAAAGACCACACGATCGCCCACGTCGCGGGCGAAGCTCATTTCATGGGTGACGAGGATCAGCGTCATTCCCTCTGCCGCCAGCTGCTCCAGAACTTTAAGCACTTCGCCCACCAGTTCAGGATCGAGCGCGGAGGTGATCTCATCACAGAGTAAAACTTTCGGCGTCATCGCCAGCGCACGGGCGATCGCCACGCGCTGCTGCTGACCGCCAGAGAGGCTGGCAGGATAGTAGTCAAGACGTTCACCCAGCCCGACCTTTTCCAGCATCTGCGCCGCCAGCGCCCGGCACTCGGCCTCGCTTTTCTTCAGCACCCGGCGCGGCGCCAGCATCACGTTCTCCAGCGCCGTCATGTGCGGGAACAGGTTGAAGCTCTGAAATACCATTCCGACCGAGCGGCTGATTTCACGCGCCTGCGAATCACGGTCGGTAATCGTCATCCCGCCGAGCTTGATGCTGCCCTCCTGATAGCCTTCCAGCCCGTTCATACAGCGCAGCAACGTGCTTTTGCCGGATCCACTGCGACCAATGATCGAGATCACCTCGCCCATGTCGATATCCAGATCCACGCCTTTCAACACATGGTTGTCGCCGTAATATTTTTGCACCTGATTAATGGTGATGAGCGGCATTGAATTTTTTCTCCAGATACTGGCTGTAGCGAGACAGCGGATAACACATCAGGAAGTAGCCCAGCGCCACCAGCCCAAAGACTTTAAACGGCTGATAGGTCACATTGTTCAGAATGGTGCCCGCCTTAGTCAGCTCAATGAAGCCGATAATTGAGGCCAGCGCGGTCCCCTTGATCACCTGCACGGCAAAGCCCACGGTCGGCGCGATACCGATGCGGATCGCCTGGGGTGCCACCACCCGCCATAGCGTCTGACCAAAGGTCAGGCCGAGGCAGCGCGACGCTTCCCACTGCCCTTTCGGCAGGGCGCGAATGCTGCCGTACCAGATGTCCACCAGAAAGGCGCTGGTGTAGAAGGTCAATGCCAGCGAAGCTGCGGTCCAGGGCGCGACATCAATGCCGAATAGCCCGACGCCGAAAAATGCCAGGAACAGCTGCATCAGCAGCGGCGTGCCCTGAAACAGCGCGGTGTAACCGCGTATCACGCGCGTCAGCCACTTGCGTTGCAGCAGACGCAGAAACAGCAGTGGCAGCGTTACCAGCGTTCCGCCGGCAAAGGCCACCAGCGACAGTAACAGGGTCCAGCGCGCCGCCAGCAGCAGGTTGCGCAGGATGTCCCAGTCAGTAAAGGTCGTCATCATGATGGCTGCACTCCAAACCATTTACGGCCAATTGCCAGCAGCAGATGGCGCATCGCAATCGACAACGCCAGGTAGATCAGCGTGGTCACCAGATAGACCTCAAAACTTAAGAAGGTGCGCGACTGAATCAGGTTAGCGGCGAAGGTCAGCTCCTCATAAGAAACCTGGGACACCACCGACGACCCCAGCATCACGATGATGCACTGACTGACCAGCGCCGGGTAAATGCGCTGCAGCGCAGGTGGCAACACCACCCGCAAAAATGTCTGGCTGCGGGTTAATCCCAGCACCCGGCCTGCTTCCCACTGCCCTTTGGGCGTTACCTGAATTCCGGCACGGATGATCTCGGTACTGTAAGCGCCAAGGTTGATCAGCATCGCCAGCAGCGCCGCCTCGCCAGCGGTGAGTTTCAGCCCCAGCGCAGGCAGACCGAAAACAATAAAGAACAGTTGCACCACAAACGGCGTATTGCGGATCAGCTCGACATAGATGCCCCACAGGCGGCTCATCCAGCTGGGTTTGCCACTGCGCAGCGCCGCGCCCGCAATGCCCAGCGCCACACCACCGGTCGTCGCCAGCACCGTCAGCTGGAGGGTGACCCACAGACCGGAGAGCAGCTCCGGCCAGTAGGGCCACAGGGCGGGAAAGTTAAGTTGCCCGGTCATGAATCCGTCCTCAGGCGCCGAGGTTGGCGGGCAGCGGCGCTTTGAGCCACTCTTCTGACAGTTTATTCAGAGTGCCATCTTTGATGCCCTGCTCAATCAGCGCATTGACTTTCGCTTTCAGCGCAGGCTCATCTTTCTTCAGGCCGATAAAGCAGGGTGAATCTTTCAGCATAAACTGCGCGACAGGCGCTTTAGCCGGATTCTGGCGTGCAATCGCGGCAACCACCAGGTTACCGGTGGCGACATATTGCACCTGACCGGAGAGATAGGCAGACAACGTGGTATTGTTATCTTCATAGCGTTTTATCTGCGCATCTTTCGGCGCAACGTCGCTGAGCACCATGTCTTCTACCGCACCGCGCGTGACGCCAATCGACTTGCCGCTCAGCGCCGACGCCGCTTTGATCTCATCACCTTTCGGACCAAATACGCCCAGGAAGAACGGCGCATAGGCACGTGTAAAGTCGATCACTTTCTCACGCTCGGCATTTTTACCCATGCTGGAGATAACCAGATCGACCTTGTCAGTTTGCAGATAAGGCACGCGGTTGGCACTGCTGACCGGCACCAGCTGCAACTTAAGTTTCATCTGCTTTGCCAGATATTTCGCCGTGTCGATGTCATACCCCTGCGGCTGCAGGTCAGTGCCGACCGAGCCAAAGGGTGGGAAATCCTGCGGCACAGCGACGCGGATGACACCGCGCTTCTGGATGTCCTGCAGTTGATCGGCCAGCGCACTTCCCGCCTGAGCCATCAGTAATGCTGCAGCTGCTACCGCCATTAAAACTTTTTTCATTATGCACCCCGGTGAGATTAACGTGAAACAAAAGATTCTTTGACATGCAATCTGCAACTAATGTGCCAATCCGGGCGGCAACAAAAAAAGGGTTAAGCGGCAGAGAGTTCAGCAGAATGCGGGCGTAATCGGAGCGATTACGCCGGGAAAGATGTGTTCTGAAATGGGGCAAAGCACCAAAACGGTGCCTGTTAACGGTGCTCCAGTTCGTCAAACTGCTGATACAGGTCAGCGATCTGATGAATCCGCTGACGTCCCTGAGCCAGCATTTCATGCAGCAGGGCATTAGCAATCAGGTTAACCAGACTCATGGCCGCGCTGTAACTGTCAAAAGCGGAGACGCTATCCAGCGGCGTACAAAGCTGCCACCGCGCCAGGGTAATCACCGTCTGCGCCTGCGGCTCACACAGCGCCAGCAGCGGGATACCGGCTGCCTGCAACTGCTGCATCAGCGGGCGAATAATGCGTGGACGACGACGAAAGGCCATCACGATGACCATGTCGTCCGGTGTGATATCCACCAGCTCCTCTGCCAGCGTCTGGCCCGGCTGCGGCAGAATATGCACCTGTGAACGCGCCTGCACCAGTTGCTGGCGCAGGTGCAGCGCCACCGGGTAGGCATTGCGCATACCGATGATAAAGATGCGTTTTGCCTGCGACAGCTGCTGAATAACCTCGTTAAAGTGCTGTGCATCCAGGCTGTTAACCCACTGCGTCAGATTCGCCATCTCCTGCTTATAGTGGCGTGCCAGCAAGGTATTGCCCTGCACGGCATCACGATTATCTGTCAGCGGCATGCCGCTCTGACGCAGGATGCGTAACTCATCACGCATATCTTTGTATTTCTCGTAGCCCAGACGCTTAAACAGCCTGCTGACCGTGGCTTTCGACACACCACTGAGCCGCGCCAGCTCGGCGCTGTTGTAGCTGATCAGGTCATCGAAATGGTCAAACACGAAGTCAGCAATGCGCTGTTCCTGTGGCGAGAGCTGGGGATAGTGACTTCTGAGTCGTTCATCAAGCTGTTGCATAAGGCGTCCTGTAACTTTTGTTTCAGCACTTTTGTTTAGCAAAACCTAGCACAATTTACGCCAGGTTAACCGGCGCATTGTCATCGCAGGGTGAAAACTGGAACAGCTCTTGCTTTGTTATGCGTACTGTCACCCGAAGAATGAGAAAACGATGATTCAAAGCAATATGGCCCCGCAGGGGATGGCGGTGACGCCGCACCATCTGGCGAGTGAAAGCGCACTCGCGGTACTGCGTGATGGCGGTAATGCCATTGAAGCGATGGTGGCCGCCGCCGCAACTATCGCGGTGGTCTATCCACACATGAATGGACTGGGCGGCGACGGTTTCTGGCTGATTCTGCCGCCCGGTGGTGATCCTGTCGCTATCGACGCCAGCGGCGCAGCAGGTTCACTGGCTCACCGCGATTTTTACGCCGATCACCCGAAAATTCCACATCGCGGACCGAAAGCGGCGCTGACCGTAGCCGGTACAGTCAGTGGCTGGCAGGAGGCACTGATGCTCTCTAAGGAGATGGGCACCCCGCCGCTGCCGCTGGCTCGTCTGCTGCGTGATGCCATTCGCTACGCCGCCGACGGCATTCCTGTGACCGCTTCACAGAGCGCCGCCACCGCAACGTTCCGCAGTGAGTTGCAGCATCAGCCCGGCTTCAGCGCCACGTTTATGCCTGACGGCGAGGTGCCGCAGCCCGGCAGCCGTTTTACCCAGCCCGCACTGGCGAACACCCTGAGTCAGCTCACCGAAGAGGGACTCGACAGTTTTTATCGCGGCCCGCTGGCTCATCATCTGGCCGACGAGATGGCGACACTGGGCATGCCGGTGACGCTGAACGATCTGCAGCAGCATCGCGCCCGCCGCACAACGCCACTGCACCTCGCACACAGTGAAGGCGACATCTGGAATATCGCCCCGCCGACGCAGGGCATGGTGTCGCTGGCAATCCTCGGCATCACCGACCGGCTGGCGATGGCGGAGGCTGATGACGCGCAGACGGTGCACCGCATCGTTGAAGCCACCAAGAAAGCCTTTGCACTGCGGGACAAACACATCACCGATCCGCGTCACGTTACCGAAGATCTGCAGGCGCTGCTGAATAGCGATCACCTTGCCACACTCGCCAGCCAGATCACCGATGGTGAGGCGGCAGCCTGGGGGAGCGGACGCGGCCCGGGCGATACCGTCTGGATGGGCGTGATGGACAGCAGCGGTCTGGCGGTCTCCTTTATTCAAAGCATCTATCACGAGTTTGGCAGTGGTGTGGTGCTGCCCGGCACCGGTATTACCTGGCAGAACCGTGGCGCGGCGTTTAGCCTGGATCCTGACCACTTACTCGCCCTTGCGCCCGGCAAGCAGCCGTTTCATACCCTGAATCCCGCCGCTGCGCGCCTGAAAGATGGCCGGACAATGGTGTATGGCGCCATGGGCGGAGATGGTCAGCCGCAGACCCAGGCGGCGATTTTTACCCGCCATGTCATTCAGGGCCTGCCGTTACAGCAGGCGGTCAGTGCGCCGCGCTGGCTGCTGGGCCGGACCTGGGGTCAATCGTCCGACTCACTGAAACTGGAAGGCCGTTTTGACGACGAAACGGTATTGATGCTGCGTCTGTGGGGACATGAGGTGGAAATGCTGCCGGACTTCAGCGAATCCGTGGGCCATGCGGGCGCCATCGTGCGTCACAGCAACGGCATGTTTGAGGGCGCAAGCGATCCGCGCAGTAACGGCAGCGCTGCCGGTTTTTAACAGGAGCGAATCATGAATCAACACGACTGGGCCAGCTACATCGGCCATATGGAGCAGATACTGCAACTGGAACTGGATGACGCCCGCCGCGCTGAACTGCTGATCCAGCTGTCGCGTATCGCGGAGATGGCGGCACCGCTGATGGCGTTTCCGCTGGACGATCGGCTGGAAGTGGCAGGAGTATACCAGGCATGAGATTAGGTGATGTTTCGATTCAGAGCCTGCAACGGGCGATCCAGCAGGGTGAGATCAGCGCGGTGGAGGTAGCGAAGAGCACGCTGCAGGCCGTTGAGCAGCATAATCCGGCGCTGAATGCCTGGACGGAAGTGACCGGGCCGCGCATGTTAAAAGAGGCCAGCGCGATTGATGCGCAGCGGCAGCGCGGCGAAACCCTGCCACCGCTGGCGGGCATCCCGTATGCGGTGAAAAACCTGTTTGATGTGGCGGGTCACAGCACACTGGCCGGTGCCAGCCTGTTCCGCGATCGCCCTGCGGCCCAGGCAGATGCGTTTGCCGTGGAGAAACTGCGTCACGCAGGCGCGCTGCTGTCGGGCATGCTGAACATGGATGCTTATGCCTATGGTTTTACCACCGAAAACAGCCACTATGGTGCGACGCACAATCCGCGCGATCTGAGCCGCGTGGCGGGCGGCTCTTCAGGCGGTTCAGCCGCCGCCGTGGCCGCCGGGCTGGTCCACTTTTCACTGGGCACCGACACCAACGGCTCGATTCGGGTGCCCGCGTCGCTGTGCGGTATTTTTGGTCTTAAGCCAACTTTTGGTCGTCTGTCACGCAGCGGCAGCCATCCGTTTGTCGCCAGCCTTGATCACATCGGCCCACTGGCGCGCCGGGTTGAGGACCTGGCACTGGTGTATGACCTGTTGCAGGGTGCAGACCACGCTGACGCGTTTCAGGCTGACCGTCCACTGGCCGAGACGCTGCCAGGGCTGTCACAGGGCAGCGAAGGATTGCGCTGTGGCGTACTGGGTGGTTTTTTTGCCCGCTGGTGCGATGAGGATGCCCGCGCGGC is a genomic window containing:
- the uraH gene encoding hydroxyisourate hydrolase produces the protein MSTVTTHILDTALGKPASGVAISLEQNSPEGWFPISQGETDSDGRLKDLTPEPLTPGHYRLTAEIGDYFAVAGRDALYVSAQIDFMIAEAGSHFHLPFLISPWSWSTYRGS
- the uraD gene encoding 2-oxo-4-hydroxy-4-carboxy-5-ureidoimidazoline decarboxylase, translating into MELATFNQLSADEAQSAIRHCVAIPHWQQSMVAGRPFATIEALLATADALARQWQQPELEAALSAHPRIGERADGADKESVLSRGEQSAMQQADYALQQAMQQGNQAYEARFGRVFLIRAKGRSGEQMLAELQRRLQNSDVTEQQEALDQLREITLLRLKETIQ
- the hpxK gene encoding allantoate amidohydrolase is translated as MMMSASEAQAAAQRVMARCDALAAISETAEGLTRVYLSAEHLRANACVGEWMQAAGMQVWQDEVGNICGRYEAAEAGAPALLLGSHLDTVRNAGRYDGMLGVLSAIETVQWLNEHQRRLPLAIEVIGFGDEEGTRFGITLLGSRGITGSWPQSWVTHPDGNGITVAQAMADVGLDSDRIASAARRVEDIVGYLELHIEQGPCLEQEDLALGVVTAINGARRLNCRFTGEAGHAGTVPMTHRKDALAAAAEWMVFIEQATREQDPQLVATVGTINCAPGAVNVIPGEVSLSLDVRGPLDNPLETLLSSLLTQAEAIALRRGLRFESNEYYRIGATACDSALQQALSHAVETVQGRSLSLPSGAGHDAIAIAERWPVGMLFVRNHRGISHHPAESVAVDDVAPALQAYLEAVSLIAGRS
- a CDS encoding pyridoxal-phosphate-dependent aminotransferase family protein, with protein sequence MNITQYPQLNPPQRLLMGPGPINADPRVLRAMSSQLLGQYDPAMTHYMNEVMALYRGVFRTENRWTLLIDGTSRAGIESILLSAIRPGDKVLVPVFGRFGHLLCEIARRCRADVHTIEVPWGEVFTPDQIEDAIKKVRPRLLLTVQGDTSTTMLQPLEQLGAICKQYGVLFYTDATASLAGNPLETDAWGLDAVSAGMQKCLGGPSGTSPITLSAEMEAVIRKRKCVEQGIRTEAHQDGDDEMIYSNYFDLGMIMDYWGPERLNHHTEATSALFGARECARLILQEGLDNGIARHKLHGEAMLKGIQGMGLETFGDLKNKMNNVLGVMIPSGVNGDQVRKLMLEDFGIEIGTSFGPLHGKVWRIGTMGYNARKDCVMQTLSALETVLTHVGYRTPQGAGAQAAWDHYGSQA
- a CDS encoding amino acid ABC transporter ATP-binding protein, encoding MPLITINQVQKYYGDNHVLKGVDLDIDMGEVISIIGRSGSGKSTLLRCMNGLEGYQEGSIKLGGMTITDRDSQAREISRSVGMVFQSFNLFPHMTALENVMLAPRRVLKKSEAECRALAAQMLEKVGLGERLDYYPASLSGGQQQRVAIARALAMTPKVLLCDEITSALDPELVGEVLKVLEQLAAEGMTLILVTHEMSFARDVGDRVVFMHQGRVWEQGDSKTLFAQPQTPELKQFISSVRL
- a CDS encoding amino acid ABC transporter permease, translated to MTTFTDWDILRNLLLAARWTLLLSLVAFAGGTLVTLPLLFLRLLQRKWLTRVIRGYTALFQGTPLLMQLFLAFFGVGLFGIDVAPWTAASLALTFYTSAFLVDIWYGSIRALPKGQWEASRCLGLTFGQTLWRVVAPQAIRIGIAPTVGFAVQVIKGTALASIIGFIELTKAGTILNNVTYQPFKVFGLVALGYFLMCYPLSRYSQYLEKKFNAAHHH
- a CDS encoding amino acid ABC transporter permease, translated to MTGQLNFPALWPYWPELLSGLWVTLQLTVLATTGGVALGIAGAALRSGKPSWMSRLWGIYVELIRNTPFVVQLFFIVFGLPALGLKLTAGEAALLAMLINLGAYSTEIIRAGIQVTPKGQWEAGRVLGLTRSQTFLRVVLPPALQRIYPALVSQCIIVMLGSSVVSQVSYEELTFAANLIQSRTFLSFEVYLVTTLIYLALSIAMRHLLLAIGRKWFGVQPS
- a CDS encoding transporter substrate-binding domain-containing protein; amino-acid sequence: MKKVLMAVAAAALLMAQAGSALADQLQDIQKRGVIRVAVPQDFPPFGSVGTDLQPQGYDIDTAKYLAKQMKLKLQLVPVSSANRVPYLQTDKVDLVISSMGKNAEREKVIDFTRAYAPFFLGVFGPKGDEIKAASALSGKSIGVTRGAVEDMVLSDVAPKDAQIKRYEDNNTTLSAYLSGQVQYVATGNLVVAAIARQNPAKAPVAQFMLKDSPCFIGLKKDEPALKAKVNALIEQGIKDGTLNKLSEEWLKAPLPANLGA
- the hpxU gene encoding MurR/RpiR family transcriptional regulator HpxU; this encodes MQQLDERLRSHYPQLSPQEQRIADFVFDHFDDLISYNSAELARLSGVSKATVSRLFKRLGYEKYKDMRDELRILRQSGMPLTDNRDAVQGNTLLARHYKQEMANLTQWVNSLDAQHFNEVIQQLSQAKRIFIIGMRNAYPVALHLRQQLVQARSQVHILPQPGQTLAEELVDITPDDMVIVMAFRRRPRIIRPLMQQLQAAGIPLLALCEPQAQTVITLARWQLCTPLDSVSAFDSYSAAMSLVNLIANALLHEMLAQGRQRIHQIADLYQQFDELEHR
- a CDS encoding gamma-glutamyltransferase family protein; the protein is MIQSNMAPQGMAVTPHHLASESALAVLRDGGNAIEAMVAAAATIAVVYPHMNGLGGDGFWLILPPGGDPVAIDASGAAGSLAHRDFYADHPKIPHRGPKAALTVAGTVSGWQEALMLSKEMGTPPLPLARLLRDAIRYAADGIPVTASQSAATATFRSELQHQPGFSATFMPDGEVPQPGSRFTQPALANTLSQLTEEGLDSFYRGPLAHHLADEMATLGMPVTLNDLQQHRARRTTPLHLAHSEGDIWNIAPPTQGMVSLAILGITDRLAMAEADDAQTVHRIVEATKKAFALRDKHITDPRHVTEDLQALLNSDHLATLASQITDGEAAAWGSGRGPGDTVWMGVMDSSGLAVSFIQSIYHEFGSGVVLPGTGITWQNRGAAFSLDPDHLLALAPGKQPFHTLNPAAARLKDGRTMVYGAMGGDGQPQTQAAIFTRHVIQGLPLQQAVSAPRWLLGRTWGQSSDSLKLEGRFDDETVLMLRLWGHEVEMLPDFSESVGHAGAIVRHSNGMFEGASDPRSNGSAAGF
- the hpxX gene encoding oxalurate catabolism protein HpxX, whose translation is MNQHDWASYIGHMEQILQLELDDARRAELLIQLSRIAEMAAPLMAFPLDDRLEVAGVYQA
- a CDS encoding AtzE family amidohydrolase, whose protein sequence is MRLGDVSIQSLQRAIQQGEISAVEVAKSTLQAVEQHNPALNAWTEVTGPRMLKEASAIDAQRQRGETLPPLAGIPYAVKNLFDVAGHSTLAGASLFRDRPAAQADAFAVEKLRHAGALLSGMLNMDAYAYGFTTENSHYGATHNPRDLSRVAGGSSGGSAAAVAAGLVHFSLGTDTNGSIRVPASLCGIFGLKPTFGRLSRSGSHPFVASLDHIGPLARRVEDLALVYDLLQGADHADAFQADRPLAETLPGLSQGSEGLRCGVLGGFFARWCDEDARAAVAAVAAALEAQEEVLMPEAELARSAAFIMTAAEGGNHYLPALRQMPEQFEPNSRERLLAGAMMPGAWYVQAQRFRRHFQQQVLPLFDRFDVLIAPATPCSAITIGQQTLTIQGESLPAKASMGMLTQPISFLGLPVCTVPLATQSGLPIGLQLIARPFNEEAVLRAAWALEQQGITMPQMNMAGA